A part of Biomphalaria glabrata chromosome 3, xgBioGlab47.1, whole genome shotgun sequence genomic DNA contains:
- the LOC106068666 gene encoding tRNA 2'-phosphotransferase 1-like, translating into MAKAHKPKNDRSNTTDSVVKVSKALSYLLRHGAEKRGLKLLPGGFLFLDDILQLQDFHSVTVDEIKHVVETNDKKRFTLETDLESGKLRIKANQGHSIKVEDLELQPITDATKYPIVVHGTYVRPYKQIEKEGLKPMGRMHIHFAPGEPGHHEVISGMRNSCTVLIYLNLQKAMQDGIEFFLSPNKVILSPGNIDKVIPPAYFDKVINRKTGDKLLQDGVPLNIEKEELESQSSIVTAEDIANEFDKKKNRRKKK; encoded by the exons ATGGCCAAGGCTCACAAGCCCAAG AATGACAGATCAAATACAACAGACTCAGTGGTAAAAGTTTCCAAAGCACTGTCTTATTTATTAAGACATGGAGCAGAAAAAAGAGGTTTAAAACTACTGCCAG GTGGATTCCTCTTTCTTGATGACATATTGCAACTTCAGGATTTTCATTCTGTAACTGTAGATGAAATAAAACATGTTGTAGAAACCAATGATAAGAAAAGATTTACATTAGAAACAGACTTAGAGTCTGGCAAGTTAAGGATAAAAGCTAATCAAGGACACAGCATCAag GTTGAAGATCTTGAACTGCAGCCTATTACAGATGCAACAAAATATCCAATAGTTGTTCATGGAACATATGTACGACCatataaacaaatagaaaaagag GGTCTGAAACCAATGGGGAGGATGCATATTCACTTTGCTCCTGGTGAACCTGGACATCATGAAGTTATTAGTg gTATGAGAAATTCCTGCACGGttctaatttatttaaatttacaaaagGCTATGCAAG atGGCATAGAGTTTTTTCTGTCTCCAAATAAAGTGATACTTTCTCCTGGTAATATAGATAAAGTCATTCCACCAGCTTATTTTGACAAAGTTATTAACAGAAAAACAGGAGACAAG cttttaCAAGATGGAGTTCCCctaaatattgaaaaagaaGAACTGGAATCCCAATCTAGTATTGTAACTGCTGAAGATATCGCCAATGAatttgacaaaaagaaaaacaggagaaaaaagaaataa